One segment of Solanum stenotomum isolate F172 chromosome 1, ASM1918654v1, whole genome shotgun sequence DNA contains the following:
- the LOC125850336 gene encoding uncharacterized protein LOC125850336, protein MAFEVEILVENNDDEIEVAGESKNATEKEAEITQKVVPMPRPLPPFPQRLVKNNEEGKYRRFITMLKQLCINVPLIEALEKIHGYANFMKDLVTKKRAVSLEDDDRLQHCSAIATRSLVQKKEDPGAFTIPCTIALSHFMKMLCDLGARINLMPLSIYKKLGLGSPKPTGMRLLMADRTVKRPIGVLQDGDHSLLLACLGQYGEGADEVPNEQ, encoded by the exons ATGGCGTTTGAGGTTGaaattttggttgaaaataatgatgatgagattgaggttGCTGGAGAGTCAAAGAATGCTACAGAGAAGGAAGCAGAGATAACCCAAAAAGTTGTCCCCATGCCTAGACCTCTGCCTCCATTCCCACAGAGATTGGTAAAGAACAATGAAGAAGggaaatatcgcaggtttattaccATGTTGAAACAGCTTTGTATCAATgttccgttgatagaagctttaGAGAAAATTCATGGGTATGCAAATTTTATGAAGGATTTGGTGACTAAGAAGAGGGCCGTCAGTTTAGAAGATGATGATAGGTTGCAACATTGCAGTGCTATTGCTACTAGGTCGCTTGTGCagaagaaagaggatcctggTGCTTTCACTATACCTTGTACCATTGCGTTATCGCATTTTATGAAGATGTTATGTGATTTGGGTGCTAGAATTAATCTAATGCCATTGTcaatttacaagaagttgggtttaggatCTCCAAAACCAACTGGGATGCGATTGCTCATGGctgatagaactgtgaagaggcccattggtgtgcTCCAAGAT ggagaccattccttgctactAGCGTGTCTTGGTCAATATGGAGAGGGGGCAGATGAAGTTCCGAATGAACAGTGA